In the genome of Fusobacterium necrogenes, one region contains:
- the coaD gene encoding pantetheine-phosphate adenylyltransferase yields the protein MRIGVYAGSFDPITKGHFDVIKKSLKITDKLIVAVMNNVNKKCWFSLEERKRLIEILVAEFGEKIEVKNFDGLLIDFMKENKAEIIIRGLRAVSDFEYELGYAFVNHDLSYGEVETIFVPAAREYMYLSASSVREAATVGARLDIFVDERIIDIIKRKADSLKG from the coding sequence ATGAGAATAGGTGTATATGCTGGAAGTTTTGATCCAATAACAAAGGGACATTTTGATGTGATAAAAAAATCTTTGAAAATTACAGATAAACTTATAGTAGCTGTAATGAATAATGTCAATAAAAAATGTTGGTTCTCTTTAGAAGAGAGAAAGAGACTTATTGAGATTTTAGTAGCGGAGTTTGGAGAGAAAATTGAGGTTAAAAATTTTGATGGACTCTTAATAGATTTTATGAAAGAAAATAAAGCAGAAATAATTATAAGAGGTTTAAGAGCTGTATCAGATTTTGAATATGAGTTGGGATATGCTTTTGTAAATCATGATTTATCATATGGAGAAGTTGAGACAATATTTGTACCAGCTGCTAGAGAGTACATGTATTTGAGCGCTAGTTCAGTAAGAGAAGCTGCGACTGTAGGAGCTAGATTAGATATATTTGTTGATGAAAGAATTATAGATATCATAAAAAGGAAAGCAGACAGTTTAAAAGGATAG
- a CDS encoding elongator complex protein 3 yields MKHYNIPIFISHFGCPNSCVFCNQKKINGRETDVTIEDLKNTIEMYLETLPKNSKKEVAFFGGTFTGISMKLQEEYLKTVYEYIKKGDINGIRLSTRPDYINDEIVAQLKKYGVTAIELGVQSLDKKVLLATERFYPVEIVEEACKIIKKYEIDLGIQLMIGLPKSTFESDYLTAVKILDMKPEMARIYPTLVIKNTKMAQMFFTGEYHALTLDEAVERTRKIYSLLESEGINIIRVGLQPSEDLRENGVVIAGPFHPAFREVVETEIYYDFFRKILENEKKLDIFANEKSISKLLGIKKVNRIRLKKYFHIDIDNSIDRNDVIINGRKYSRLDVLRGELTNESNSNQHR; encoded by the coding sequence ATGAAACATTATAATATTCCAATATTTATAAGTCATTTTGGTTGTCCTAACTCATGTGTTTTTTGTAATCAGAAAAAAATAAATGGGAGAGAGACAGATGTTACAATAGAAGATTTAAAAAATACAATAGAGATGTACTTAGAAACTCTTCCAAAGAATTCCAAAAAAGAAGTGGCTTTTTTTGGTGGAACTTTTACAGGAATTTCTATGAAGTTACAAGAAGAGTATTTAAAAACTGTATATGAATATATTAAAAAAGGGGATATTAATGGAATCAGGCTATCTACTAGACCAGATTATATTAATGATGAAATAGTAGCACAACTAAAAAAGTATGGAGTAACTGCTATTGAACTTGGAGTTCAGTCATTAGATAAAAAGGTTTTATTAGCAACAGAGAGGTTTTATCCTGTTGAAATAGTAGAAGAAGCTTGTAAAATTATAAAGAAATATGAGATTGATTTAGGGATACAATTAATGATAGGTTTACCTAAGTCCACATTTGAATCTGATTATCTAACAGCTGTTAAAATTCTTGATATGAAACCAGAGATGGCAAGAATATATCCCACGTTAGTAATAAAAAATACTAAGATGGCTCAGATGTTTTTTACAGGAGAATATCATGCTTTAACTTTAGATGAAGCAGTAGAACGTACAAGAAAAATTTATTCTTTATTAGAAAGTGAAGGAATAAATATAATAAGAGTAGGATTACAACCTAGTGAAGATTTAAGAGAAAATGGAGTAGTTATAGCCGGTCCTTTTCATCCAGCCTTTAGAGAGGTTGTTGAAACAGAAATATATTATGATTTTTTTAGAAAAATATTAGAAAATGAAAAAAAGTTAGATATATTTGCTAATGAAAAAAGTATTTCGAAATTGCTGGGAATAAAAAAAGTAAATAGAATAAGATTAAAAAAATATTTCCATATAGACATAGATAATTCAATAGATAGAAATGATGTAATTATAAATGGAAGGAAATATTCTAGGTTAGATGTATTGAGGGGAGAACTAACAAATGAATCAAATAGTAATCAACATAGATGA
- a CDS encoding Rne/Rng family ribonuclease, translating into MNQIVINIDELQSRAAIIENGKVVEILIEREEERRINSNIYKGKVANVLPGMESAFVNIGLDKNAFLYVNDLREFEEKYLDGICNSDRPIEDILTVGDEVVVQILNEPRGTKGARVTTHYTIPGKYLVLMPNNNHIAISKKIKEEEERERLEEIVKDLKPENMGVIIRTAAQGKEPFHFEKEIEYLVKKWEDIEKKTSAAKIGEVLYKDNGILTTILRDIFSNDIDELIVDSEEVYWEVIDYMNAFSEKTLKTKIKLFNKDEGSIFEKYNIEREIGNALEEEVRLECGGYLVIQKTEALISIDVNTGKNTGSYNLEQTVLNTNLEAAMEIPRQLRLRNLGGIIIIDFIDMRSEEDKNKVLETLEKNLSKDRIKNNIVHFTDLGLIEMTRKRSGRPLYSYFQEKCPICEGTGRIKSRDTIIHEMISEIKECTKDEDITIIKLILSKKLKIAFKELYFDLVESFIRERKKKLMLEENIQNDYSYEIILMK; encoded by the coding sequence ATGAATCAAATAGTAATCAACATAGATGAGCTTCAGTCAAGAGCCGCTATTATTGAGAATGGGAAAGTGGTTGAAATTCTTATAGAAAGAGAAGAAGAAAGAAGGATAAATTCGAATATTTATAAGGGAAAAGTGGCAAATGTACTTCCTGGAATGGAATCAGCTTTTGTAAATATAGGCTTAGATAAAAATGCATTTTTATATGTTAATGATTTAAGAGAATTTGAAGAGAAATATTTAGATGGAATTTGTAATAGTGATAGACCTATAGAAGATATTTTAACTGTAGGAGATGAGGTAGTAGTTCAAATTTTAAATGAACCACGTGGGACAAAAGGTGCAAGAGTGACTACTCACTACACAATTCCAGGAAAATATTTAGTACTTATGCCTAATAATAATCATATAGCTATTTCAAAAAAAATAAAAGAAGAGGAAGAAAGAGAAAGACTAGAAGAAATAGTGAAAGATTTAAAGCCTGAAAATATGGGGGTTATTATAAGAACAGCTGCTCAAGGGAAGGAGCCGTTTCATTTTGAAAAAGAGATAGAGTATTTGGTAAAAAAATGGGAAGATATAGAAAAAAAGACAAGTGCAGCAAAGATAGGGGAAGTATTATATAAAGATAATGGAATACTGACAACGATACTAAGAGATATATTTTCGAACGATATAGATGAACTTATTGTAGATAGTGAAGAGGTATACTGGGAAGTTATAGACTATATGAATGCCTTTAGTGAAAAGACTTTGAAGACAAAGATAAAGCTTTTTAATAAGGATGAAGGGAGTATTTTTGAAAAATATAATATTGAAAGAGAAATAGGAAACGCTCTAGAAGAAGAGGTTAGGTTAGAGTGTGGAGGTTATCTAGTTATACAAAAAACGGAAGCTTTGATAAGTATAGATGTCAATACAGGAAAAAATACTGGAAGCTATAATTTAGAGCAAACAGTTTTAAATACAAATTTAGAAGCTGCTATGGAAATACCAAGGCAACTTAGACTTAGAAATTTAGGGGGAATTATAATAATAGATTTTATAGATATGAGATCAGAAGAAGATAAAAATAAAGTATTGGAAACTTTAGAAAAGAATTTATCAAAGGATAGAATAAAAAATAATATAGTACATTTTACAGATTTAGGATTGATAGAGATGACTAGAAAAAGAAGTGGAAGACCTTTGTATAGTTATTTTCAGGAGAAGTGTCCTATTTGTGAAGGAACAGGAAGGATAAAATCTAGGGATACTATAATACACGAGATGATATCAGAGATAAAAGAGTGTACAAAAGATGAAGATATTACAATTATAAAATTAATTCTATCAAAAAAATTGAAAATAGCTTTTAAGGAATTATACTTTGATCTTGTTGAAAGTTTTATAAGAGAAAGAAAGAAAAAACTTATGTTGGAAGAAAATATTCAAAATGATTATAGTTACGAGATTATTTTAATGAAATAG